The Amphiura filiformis chromosome 12, Afil_fr2py, whole genome shotgun sequence genome includes a region encoding these proteins:
- the LOC140165619 gene encoding uncharacterized protein, translating into MEVKLNHFTWLILLTIVLFPCNGTQVGPEDVCLTGVTQDIDGELTWPETEVGNLAFSNEKCSSDTSRAGWPLALRTCNVSENSPGEAEWSPVYVMGCSEDTGDAERDEGYCQEGWDPYGPYCYFIDVEHLMTFNDAVIACQNMSSNLTSIHSHGEQFYHMAIYRTTLQDLWIGLHDKPNENNFEWVDGTPLDFESWSPNQPDNFNSADDCVHLWAGGSGDWNDGPCDDLLGFICKKPKVAHDGYCSADMTVLEAGGTLTWPETPIGDTALSEETCGSNTDNNGRAVGVRVCTASVQECSTKEDKTLPKDTAILEQCPDDWHGYSGYCYYISDTSANFDDAQAACATNGSSLTSIHSVGEQVFLQGLTGSSAPFIGLNDREIEGRFVWLDGSRFGYSNWGEDQPNNWQQNQDCVQMFGGEKWSHTQGWWNDVPCNADMVFICKKQAICNFTLGMESGRIVDSQLSASSVWDPLHGPTRARLNQPREGHSRGAWTAGSSAQDQDQWIQVSFLQETVVTAVIIQGREDEDQWVTQYSVEYTRDGSAWNYINTLGFTDSEAS; encoded by the exons ATGGAGGTCAAACTTAACCATTTCACATGGCTAATTCTACTGACTATCGTATTGTTCCCGTGTAACGGTACACAAG TTGGACCAGAAGATGTGTGTCTCACTGGTGTTACTCAAGATATTGATGGAGAGTTAACATGGCCAGAAACTGAAGTAGGAAACCTAGCCTTCAGCAACGAGAAATGCTCTTCTGATACAAGCAGAG CTGGATGGCCTTTAGCCCTTCGTACTTGTAATGTATCTGAAAATTCCCCGGGGGAAGCAGAGTGGAGCCCAGTTTACGTGATGGGTTGTTCAGAAGACACGGGAGATGCAGAGCGAGACGAAG GTTACTGCCAGGAAGGATGGGACCCATACGGACCGTATTGCTACTTTATAGATGTTGAACATCTCATGACTTTCAATGATGCTGTAATCGCCTGTCAAAATATGAGTAGTAACCTCACTAGTATACACTCACATGGAGAGCAATTTTATCACATGG CAATATACAGAACAACATTACAAGATTTGTGGATAGGACTTCACGACAAACCCAATGAAAACAACTTTGAATGGGTCGACGGTACACCT CTTGATTTTGAAAGTTGGAGTCCCAATCAACCAGATAACTTCAATTCAGCTGACGATTGCGTACATCTGTGGGCAGGAGGTAGTGGAGACTGGAATGACGGACCATGTGATGATCTCCTAGGGTTTATTTGCAAGAAACCCAAAG TTGCACATGATGGTTATTGTTCTGCGGATATGACTGTTTTGGAGGCAGGAGGGACACTGACTTGGCCTGAAACACCTATAGGAGACACTGCTCTTAGCGAAGAAACCTGCGGATCTAACACTGATAATA ATGGCAGAGCAGTAGGTGTCCGTGTGTGCACAGCATCAGTTCAAGAATGCTCGACAAAAGAAGACAAGACACTGCCTaaag ATACAGCAATCCTTGAGCAATGTCCGGATGATTGGCACGGCTATTCAGGGTATTGTTATTACATCAGTGATACATCTGCAAATTTTGATGATGCTCAAGCTGCTTGTGCAACCAATGGTTCGTCTTTAACAAGTATACACAGTGTGGGTGAACAAGTGTTCCTCCAAG GACTGACAGGAAGTTCTGCTCCCTTTATTGGTCTAAACGATAGAGAAATTGAAGGCAGATTTGTATGGCTAGACGGCTCACGA TTCGGTTACAGTAACTGGGGAGAAGATCAGCCAAATAACTGGCAGCAAAATCAAGACTGTGTTCAAATGTTTGGAGGAGAGAAGTGGAGTCATACACAAGGATGGTGGAATGACGTGCCGTGCAATGCAGATATGGTGTTCATATGCAAAAAGCAAG CAATCTGCAACTTCACACTTGGAATGGAAAGTGGGAGAATTGTAGACAGTCAACTTTCAGCCTCTAGTGTTTGGGATCCATTACATGGACCCACCAGAGCTCGTCTTAACCAACCACGTGAAGGCCATTCAAGGGGAGCTTGGACGGCGGGATCATCCGCCCAAGATCAAGATCAGTGGATCCAGGTGTCGTTTCTCCAAGAAACAGTTGTTACTGCTGTTATTATACAAGGACGAGAAGATGAAGACCAGTGGGTCACGCAGTATTCGGTTGAATATACTCGAGATGGGTCAGCATGGAATTACATCAATACCCTCGGCTTCACTGACTCGGAGGCAAGTTAA
- the LOC140165552 gene encoding uncharacterized protein gives MGNTDNTSPVMQRFPEPVAVIAIRIRPKAWHRYISMRFELQGCIEKKDACLGDSRFGWSTLDRSGGQTRVLDTNDWTFVIPGKETPCDGVITHWNFWAKRSEPFRAIVWRRVANEDDQFKIVGINNIPASLPGQEIHHTVDINEHIYTKEGDVLGFAFKRPLLAYQSGSSDSAAVRWFRNTDPYEMVSGEVYSFDGTDNRAYLLQAIIRPIANVNDCTTQKGRWGQAELIPCNRGLQMAEFCPGNVTRDIDGELTWPETAVGELGFSDEKCSFDTHRAGWPLALRYCSISTGSAEQAKWEPVYMVDCSEEAGDEGFCPDGWDPHGPFCYFVNVELRLSFNDAVFACQNMTSNLTSIHSDEEQYYHLAIVRRTSQDLWIGLHDKTNEHEFEWVDGTPLDFESWTPNQPDNHNLGEDCVQLWSRGSGNWNDSPCGSSLGFICKKPKGIKTYFTKGE, from the exons ATGGGTAATACGGATAATACTTCACCAGTCATGCAACGTTTTCCTGAGCCAGTTGCGGTAATCGCTATACGAATACGCCCTAAAGCTTGGCATCGATATATTAGTATGCGGTTTGAGCTTCAAGGATGTATAG AAAAGAAAGATGCTTGTTTAGGAGATTCACGATTTGGCTGGTCCACTCTGGACCGTTCAGGGGGTCAAACAAGGGTACTGGACACCAACGATTGGACATTTGTTATCCCTGGAAAAGAAACACCTTGTGACGGTGTCATCACGCACTGGAATTTCTGGGCAAAACGGAGTGAACCATTTCGTGCAATCGTTTGGAGGCGCGTCGCAAATGAAGACGATCAGTTTAAGATTGTTGGTATAAACAATATCCCAGCGTCATTACCAGGCCAAGAAATACACCATACGGTAGACATAAATGAGCATATATACACAAAGGAAGGAGATGTTCTAGGATTCGCGTTCAAACGTCCCTTACTTGCCTATCAAAGCGGATCTTCTGATTCCGCTGCTGTTCGTTGGTTTAGAAACACTGATCCGTATGAAATGGTTTCTGGGGAAGTTTATTCCTTCGATGGTACTGACAATAGGGCCTACTTGCTGCAAGCGATAATCAGGCCTATTGCAAATG TAAACGACTGTACTACTCAGAAAGGTCGCTGGGGCCAAGCAGAACTTATACCTTGCAATAGAGGCTTGCAGATGGCGG AATTTTGTCCTGGTAATGTTACTCGTGATATTGACGGAGAGTTAACGTGGCCTGAAACTGCTGTAGGAGAACTGGGCTTTAGCGACGAGAAATGCTCTTTTGACACACACAGAG CTGGATGGCCATTGGCCCTTCGTTATTGTAGCATATCGACAGGATCAGCGGAGCAGGCAAAATGGGAACCCGTTTACATGGTAGATTGTTCAGAAGAAGCAGGCGATGAAG GTTTCTGTCCAGATGGATGGGATCCACACGGACCATTCTGCTACTTTGTCAATGTCGAACTTCGTTTGAGCTTCAATGATGCTGTGTTCGCCTGTCAGAATATGACTAGTAACCTCACCAGTATACACTCGGATGAAGAGCAATATTATCATTTGG CGATAGTTAGAAGAACATCACAAGATTTGTGGATAGGACTTCACGACAAAACAAATGAACACGAATTTGAATGGGTCGATGGAACACCT CTTGATTTTGAAAGTTGGACTCCTAATCAACCAGATAATCACAACTTAGGTGAAGACTGTGTACAATTGTGGTCAAGAGGAAGTGGAAACTGGAATGACAGCCCTTGTGGTAGCAGCCTAGGATTTATTTGCAAGAAGCCTAAAGgtattaaaacatattttaccAAGGGAGAGTGA